The Hyalangium ruber genome has a window encoding:
- a CDS encoding IS110 family transposase, which translates to MDFIGIDVHKRESQVCILAAGGEVVEKRIRTERERFAELLEGRPSARIFIEASTESEWVARCLAKLGHEVVVADPNFAPMYATRSRRVKTDKRDARTLAEACKLGAYKPAHRTSDARRHLRAHPGHRADPLALSRRGRRTLTSKSVLGGPDLDPIRRA; encoded by the coding sequence GTGGACTTCATCGGCATCGACGTGCACAAGAGGGAGAGCCAAGTGTGCATCCTGGCTGCAGGGGGAGAGGTGGTGGAGAAGCGCATCCGCACCGAGCGGGAGCGTTTCGCCGAACTGCTTGAGGGCAGGCCCTCTGCCCGCATCTTCATCGAGGCCTCCACCGAGAGTGAGTGGGTGGCCAGATGCCTGGCGAAGCTGGGGCACGAAGTGGTGGTGGCCGACCCGAACTTCGCCCCCATGTACGCGACACGGAGCCGGCGAGTGAAGACGGACAAGCGCGACGCGCGGACGCTGGCGGAGGCGTGCAAGCTGGGAGCGTACAAGCCGGCTCACCGCACCTCGGATGCTCGCCGTCATCTGCGTGCCCATCCGGGCCACCGGGCGGATCCCCTCGCTCTGTCCCGACGGGGACGGCGAACTCTTACGAGCAAATCGGTTCTTGGCGGACCAGATTTGGACCCAATCCGGCGCGCATAG
- a CDS encoding LysR family transcriptional regulator → MKTNLLPQLQTFLVVARLRSFSAAARELGVSPAAVSQSVRQLEDQLRVVLFTRTTRSMALTEAGRRLLEGAGPGLGQALASLQEVSAQPGEAVGRLKLTVPEIAVPYVIAPVLPAFRGRHPRVEVEVVVENRFVDIVVEGYDAGVRLHEAIERDMVQVRLTDAFRFVVVAAPSYLAKHGTPRRPEDLLRHECFTIRVPSSGALYAWELERGKRNWRVPVRGGIVTNHRELTQALVEQGLGLAYAFEPAVKEALHTGRLVRVLEEYAPSVPGFFLYFPSRAQRSGPLRLFIEVAKEVAAKTM, encoded by the coding sequence ATGAAGACCAACCTCCTGCCACAGTTGCAGACGTTCCTCGTGGTGGCCCGTTTGCGGAGCTTCAGCGCAGCGGCGCGCGAACTGGGTGTCTCTCCGGCGGCGGTGAGCCAGTCCGTGCGCCAGCTCGAGGATCAGCTGCGGGTAGTGCTCTTCACCCGCACCACCCGCAGCATGGCGCTCACCGAAGCAGGCCGGCGACTGCTTGAGGGTGCAGGGCCGGGACTCGGCCAGGCGCTTGCCTCCCTGCAGGAGGTGTCGGCACAGCCGGGGGAAGCGGTGGGGCGGCTGAAGCTGACGGTGCCCGAAATCGCGGTGCCCTACGTCATCGCCCCGGTGCTGCCGGCCTTCCGCGGCCGCCACCCGAGGGTGGAGGTGGAGGTGGTGGTCGAGAACCGCTTCGTGGACATCGTCGTCGAGGGCTACGACGCGGGCGTGCGCCTCCACGAGGCCATCGAGCGGGACATGGTGCAGGTGCGCCTCACCGACGCCTTTCGCTTCGTTGTGGTGGCCGCCCCCAGCTACCTCGCGAAGCACGGCACGCCTCGGCGGCCTGAGGACCTGCTGCGCCACGAGTGCTTCACCATCCGCGTCCCCTCAAGCGGTGCGCTCTACGCCTGGGAACTGGAGCGCGGCAAGCGCAACTGGCGGGTGCCCGTGCGCGGCGGCATCGTCACCAACCACCGCGAGCTGACGCAGGCCCTGGTCGAGCAGGGCCTGGGGCTCGCATACGCCTTCGAACCAGCGGTGAAGGAGGCGCTGCACACGGGGCGGCTGGTGCGCGTGCTCGAGGAGTATGCGCCCAGCGTGCCCGGCTTTTTTCTCTACTTCCCGAGCCGCGCACAGCGCTCGGGACCGCTGCGGCTCTTCATCGAGGTTGCCAAGGAAGTGGCTGCCAAGACGATGTGA
- a CDS encoding aldo/keto reductase, translating to MSTRNPFLTLNNGVQMPALGLGVFQSTPEQTSSSVVAALVRGYRLIDTAAAYLNERQVGEAIARSGVPRSDVFVTTKLWISDYGYERALRAFDVSLRKLGLEYIDLYLLHQPLPSDFEATVGAYQAAEKLLADGRVRAIGVSNFSPKQLEDLAARTRVVPAVNQVEVHPFFTQRELRAHHARHGIVTQAWSPLGGVNVYMPGDPKAVKNPLAHPVVVVLSEKYRKTPAQVVLRWHVQSGLSAIPKSVRPERIAENFDVFDFALTAEEGAAIDALDTGVRGGPPAEVVDSMRFSISIPD from the coding sequence ATGAGCACGAGGAACCCCTTTCTCACCCTCAACAACGGCGTGCAGATGCCGGCCCTCGGGCTCGGCGTGTTCCAGAGCACGCCCGAGCAGACATCGAGCTCCGTCGTCGCGGCCCTCGTGCGTGGCTACCGGCTCATCGACACGGCGGCCGCCTACCTCAACGAGCGGCAGGTGGGTGAGGCCATCGCCCGCAGTGGCGTGCCGCGCTCCGACGTGTTCGTCACGACGAAGCTGTGGATCAGCGACTACGGCTACGAGCGCGCCCTGCGCGCCTTCGATGTGAGCTTGCGCAAGCTCGGCCTGGAGTACATCGACCTGTATCTCCTCCACCAGCCGTTGCCCTCGGACTTCGAGGCGACCGTGGGGGCGTACCAAGCCGCCGAGAAGCTGCTCGCGGACGGGCGCGTCCGTGCCATCGGCGTGAGTAACTTCAGCCCGAAGCAGTTGGAGGACCTCGCCGCGCGCACCCGCGTGGTGCCCGCCGTGAACCAGGTGGAGGTGCACCCCTTCTTCACCCAGCGCGAGCTGCGCGCCCACCACGCGCGCCACGGCATCGTCACCCAGGCCTGGTCGCCACTCGGCGGCGTCAACGTGTATATGCCCGGTGACCCCAAGGCGGTAAAGAACCCGCTGGCGCACCCGGTCGTCGTCGTGCTCTCGGAGAAGTACCGCAAGACGCCCGCCCAGGTGGTGCTGCGCTGGCACGTGCAGAGCGGCCTGTCGGCCATCCCCAAGTCGGTGCGGCCCGAGCGCATCGCCGAGAACTTCGACGTCTTCGACTTCGCCCTGACGGCGGAGGAGGGCGCGGCCATCGACGCGCTGGACACCGGCGTGCGCGGCGGCCCGCCCGCCGAGGTCGTCGACAGCATGCGCTTCTCCATCTCCATCCCGGACTGA
- a CDS encoding alpha/beta hydrolase: protein MKHLEAFALLTVVLSASACATRAEYNPPGALLIQEQGSFAVGGTVITAPGTFDPFRQGHFNPAGQDPAGQTLHGDHAYVSYQLPVNARALPLVFWHGHGQSAKTWESTPDGREGFRSIFLRRRFPVYLIDQPRRGRAARSTQPSTLTAAPDEQLWFGIFRIGLWPDFYPGVQFSSDPEVLNQFFRQMVPNTGPYDADVNINAVSALFDRIGPGVLVTHSQSGGLGWRTAIKNRSVRAIVSYEPGSGFIFPQGEAPEPMTYAGGTARGVEVPLSDFMQLTKIPIVMYYGDFIAESPTPNPGQDQWRATLAMARQFRDAVNRHGGDVTVVHLPEAGVRGNTHFPMSDLNNVQVADLLSQFLAQKGLE from the coding sequence ATGAAACACCTCGAGGCATTCGCGCTGCTCACTGTCGTTCTCAGCGCCTCTGCATGCGCAACCAGGGCCGAATACAATCCACCCGGAGCGCTGCTCATTCAGGAGCAAGGCAGCTTCGCGGTCGGCGGAACGGTCATCACCGCGCCCGGCACGTTCGACCCCTTCAGACAGGGCCATTTCAACCCCGCGGGGCAAGATCCCGCGGGGCAGACGTTGCACGGTGATCACGCCTATGTGTCCTATCAGCTCCCGGTAAATGCCAGAGCGCTCCCGCTCGTGTTCTGGCACGGCCATGGCCAGTCCGCGAAGACGTGGGAGAGCACGCCGGACGGCCGGGAGGGATTCCGGAGCATTTTCCTGCGCCGCCGCTTTCCGGTGTATTTGATCGATCAACCCCGGCGCGGCCGCGCGGCGCGCAGCACTCAGCCCAGCACACTGACGGCTGCGCCTGATGAACAGCTCTGGTTTGGTATCTTCCGCATTGGCCTGTGGCCGGACTTCTACCCGGGCGTGCAGTTCTCGAGCGATCCGGAGGTGCTCAACCAGTTCTTCCGGCAGATGGTGCCCAACACGGGCCCCTACGACGCGGACGTCAATATCAACGCCGTCTCCGCGCTCTTCGACCGGATCGGGCCCGGCGTTCTCGTCACACACTCACAGAGCGGTGGACTCGGCTGGCGCACGGCGATCAAGAACAGAAGTGTGCGAGCCATCGTTTCCTACGAACCGGGTAGTGGCTTCATCTTCCCGCAAGGCGAAGCACCTGAGCCGATGACGTACGCCGGAGGCACGGCAAGAGGCGTCGAGGTGCCGCTGTCGGACTTCATGCAGCTCACGAAGATCCCGATCGTCATGTACTACGGCGACTTCATTGCCGAGAGTCCGACCCCGAATCCGGGCCAGGACCAGTGGCGTGCCACGCTCGCTATGGCACGGCAGTTCCGCGATGCGGTGAACCGCCACGGCGGTGACGTGACTGTCGTGCACCTGCCCGAGGCCGGGGTTCGCGGCAATACGCACTTTCCCATGTCCGATCTCAACAATGTCCAGGTCGCCGACCTTCTGTCGCAGTTCCTCGCGCAGAAGGGGCTGGAGTGA
- a CDS encoding aldo/keto reductase, whose translation MRSKKNQPQSPGTAGSSRRDLLKGAVAMGAAPLVAGAAGCAGPSIGAPPQESKEPLGRRKLGRLEVSAVGLGVQNMSRKYETTVPNRSQMLNIIRAAFDRGVTFYDAAEAYGPHEVERILGEGVAPFRDKVQIATKFGWNIDQETGKRRPGLNSRPEHIKRVVEGMLRRLRTDRIDLLYQHRVDPEVPIEDVAGAVQELMGQGKVLYWGLSEMGLNTLRRAHAALPVSAVQNEYSMLWRGPERDVIPLCEQLGIGFVPWSPLGIGFLAGAIDANTRFAPGDIRGVEPRFSPENLPHNLALVELVKSWAQRKQAFPAQIALAWLLAQKPWVVPIPGTTQMAHMLENNGAAAVRFTSSELADLNSAIAAIQVQGQRLPDAVLVFSGVESPPKK comes from the coding sequence ATGCGTTCGAAGAAAAATCAGCCCCAGAGCCCCGGCACGGCAGGAAGCAGCCGGCGTGACCTTCTCAAGGGTGCGGTGGCGATGGGTGCAGCTCCGCTCGTGGCCGGGGCCGCAGGTTGCGCGGGCCCGAGCATCGGCGCCCCTCCTCAAGAGTCGAAGGAGCCGCTTGGACGCCGTAAGCTGGGGCGGTTGGAGGTGTCGGCGGTCGGGCTGGGCGTTCAGAACATGAGCCGCAAGTATGAAACGACCGTGCCGAATCGGTCCCAGATGCTCAACATCATCCGGGCGGCCTTCGACCGCGGTGTCACCTTTTACGACGCGGCCGAGGCTTACGGCCCTCATGAGGTGGAACGCATCCTCGGCGAAGGTGTGGCCCCCTTCCGAGATAAGGTCCAGATCGCAACCAAGTTTGGCTGGAACATCGATCAGGAGACCGGCAAGCGACGCCCCGGGCTCAACAGCCGGCCGGAGCACATCAAACGGGTGGTGGAGGGCATGCTGAGGCGCCTTCGCACCGACCGCATCGATCTTCTCTACCAGCACCGGGTGGACCCGGAGGTCCCGATCGAGGACGTCGCTGGCGCAGTTCAGGAGCTGATGGGGCAAGGCAAGGTTCTGTACTGGGGCCTGTCCGAGATGGGGCTGAACACGCTGCGCCGAGCTCACGCCGCGCTGCCCGTCAGCGCCGTCCAGAACGAATACTCCATGCTGTGGCGCGGGCCGGAGCGCGACGTCATTCCGCTCTGCGAGCAGCTGGGAATCGGCTTCGTCCCGTGGAGCCCACTGGGGATCGGTTTCCTCGCCGGTGCCATCGACGCCAATACACGGTTCGCTCCGGGTGACATTCGCGGCGTTGAGCCCCGGTTCTCGCCAGAGAACCTGCCCCACAATCTGGCGCTCGTGGAGCTGGTGAAGAGTTGGGCTCAGCGGAAGCAGGCCTTCCCCGCGCAGATCGCTCTGGCGTGGCTGCTGGCACAGAAGCCCTGGGTCGTGCCCATCCCCGGGACAACACAGATGGCGCATATGCTCGAGAACAACGGCGCGGCTGCGGTTCGATTCACGTCCTCCGAACTCGCTGACTTGAATTCCGCGATTGCCGCGATTCAGGTCCAGGGGCAGCGTCTGCCAGACGCAGTGCTGGTCTTCTCGGGTGTGGAGTCGCCGCCGAAGAAATAG
- a CDS encoding (R)-mandelonitrile lyase, with protein sequence MPATAPGDGAQALQIARSGSQPPRQGPAENFTGEVRVDPLFQAKAPARASGAAVTFEPGARSAWHSHPLGQVLYVTEGVGRVQRWGDPVEEIREGDVVWIPPGQKHWHGASPNSRMRHIAVTEQLDGKGVDWMEKVSDAQYGAPATRQPATAAAPARLGVGADGQPTTAQRLFGDISPKMVELTDGVLFGDIWERPQLSKRDRSLVTVSALIAMNRPDQLRGHFARARENGVTREELIESITHLAFYAGWPSAVTALGVAKEVFESK encoded by the coding sequence GTGCCCGCGACCGCCCCAGGCGACGGCGCGCAGGCGCTGCAGATTGCCCGTAGCGGCTCGCAGCCCCCGCGCCAGGGACCTGCCGAGAACTTCACGGGGGAGGTGCGCGTCGACCCGCTGTTCCAGGCGAAGGCCCCGGCACGCGCCTCGGGCGCCGCCGTCACGTTCGAGCCTGGCGCCCGGTCCGCCTGGCACTCGCATCCCCTGGGCCAGGTCCTGTACGTGACCGAGGGCGTGGGCCGAGTGCAGCGCTGGGGTGACCCCGTCGAGGAGATTCGCGAGGGGGACGTCGTCTGGATTCCGCCGGGGCAGAAGCACTGGCACGGCGCCTCGCCAAACAGCCGGATGAGGCATATCGCGGTTACGGAGCAGCTCGACGGCAAGGGGGTGGACTGGATGGAGAAGGTCAGCGACGCGCAGTATGGCGCGCCCGCCACGCGTCAGCCGGCCACGGCCGCCGCCCCCGCACGCCTTGGCGTCGGTGCAGATGGCCAGCCCACCACGGCGCAGCGCCTGTTCGGCGACATCTCGCCGAAGATGGTGGAACTCACGGACGGCGTGCTCTTTGGCGACATCTGGGAGCGGCCGCAACTCTCCAAGCGGGACCGCAGCCTGGTGACGGTGAGCGCCCTCATCGCGATGAACCGCCCGGACCAGCTCCGCGGCCACTTCGCCCGTGCGCGTGAGAACGGTGTGACGCGCGAGGAACTCATCGAGAGCATCACCCACCTGGCGTTCTACGCGGGCTGGCCGAGCGCGGTCACGGCACTCGGCGTGGCGAAGGAAGTCTTCGAGAGCAAGTGA
- a CDS encoding restriction endonuclease fold toxin 5 domain-containing protein encodes MSEAQFKQAVAAHAPAVPAVERPLEHARQLLGVPERSGWYRYEGRNPRLIPSAPGNHQDLRLLPADDELKSRYLLWCARTWAKGDCLRLLVDSPSLDGDAKYALAMAIAQSHVLGAMKEELAQMVSPQAVVATIVSGLTMYAILLALPEPVTKGVAALLTLGAVAYLGWDTVWRLVDGWLVLMKEVDRATTFDELQASGEKFAGVMGQKAARAFVMLATVAMGNTAAGMATTLPKLPGAGQAAGVARAQLNIHMTAPALAQVESVAISAEGVTIALAPNAVAMAAPDSRGSQGDAKAVLSRSQGPGEWGHADESMSEQARRYQAQVTGAPEGYVYRVKVGDKSVKFDGFDGEVLLETKSTGYAQWLNKKLDFFGNFEGRDQMLEQARRQLRAARGTPIRWVVAEEKLAGALRKVFQGEGLPIEVIHVPPDP; translated from the coding sequence GTGAGCGAAGCGCAGTTCAAGCAAGCTGTAGCAGCGCACGCCCCGGCTGTGCCAGCCGTGGAGCGTCCTTTGGAGCACGCCCGGCAACTGCTCGGAGTGCCCGAGCGAAGCGGCTGGTACCGGTACGAGGGCAGGAACCCGCGGCTCATTCCCTCCGCGCCGGGGAACCATCAAGACCTGCGCCTGTTACCAGCGGATGACGAACTGAAGAGTCGCTATCTGCTGTGGTGCGCGAGGACATGGGCCAAGGGGGATTGCCTGCGCCTGCTGGTAGATAGCCCCTCTCTGGACGGGGATGCCAAGTACGCCTTGGCCATGGCGATTGCCCAGAGCCATGTGCTGGGGGCCATGAAGGAAGAACTCGCGCAGATGGTGAGCCCCCAGGCGGTAGTGGCCACGATCGTCAGTGGACTGACCATGTACGCCATTTTGTTGGCGCTCCCAGAGCCGGTGACCAAGGGTGTGGCCGCGCTGCTGACACTGGGAGCCGTGGCGTACCTGGGTTGGGACACGGTGTGGCGTCTGGTGGATGGGTGGCTGGTACTGATGAAGGAGGTGGATCGGGCCACCACCTTCGATGAACTCCAAGCGTCTGGAGAGAAGTTCGCGGGAGTGATGGGGCAAAAGGCGGCCCGAGCGTTTGTCATGCTAGCCACCGTGGCGATGGGAAACACGGCAGCGGGCATGGCGACGACGCTGCCAAAGTTGCCAGGCGCTGGGCAGGCCGCAGGGGTGGCCAGAGCGCAGTTGAACATCCACATGACGGCTCCTGCGCTGGCTCAAGTGGAATCCGTCGCCATCAGTGCCGAAGGCGTCACCATTGCACTGGCCCCCAACGCCGTGGCCATGGCGGCGCCCGACAGCCGCGGCAGTCAGGGTGACGCGAAGGCTGTGCTCTCCCGCTCCCAGGGTCCGGGAGAATGGGGCCACGCGGACGAGTCCATGTCTGAGCAGGCCCGCCGCTATCAGGCACAGGTGACGGGTGCCCCTGAAGGCTACGTCTACCGCGTCAAGGTGGGTGACAAGTCCGTCAAGTTCGATGGCTTCGATGGGGAAGTTCTGCTCGAAACCAAGAGCACTGGCTACGCACAATGGCTCAACAAGAAGCTGGATTTTTTCGGGAACTTCGAGGGGCGCGACCAGATGCTCGAACAGGCCAGGCGCCAGCTCAGGGCCGCCCGTGGAACGCCCATCCGCTGGGTCGTCGCCGAAGAAAAACTCGCGGGTGCGCTCAGGAAGGTATTCCAGGGAGAGGGCCTCCCCATCGAGGTCATTCATGTTCCCCCGGATCCGTGA
- a CDS encoding immunity 52 family protein yields MIETYYAGSYWLARPESAEACAYRAEHFFRSLERCDPAWNRWYPPADSFEQARKRQFTPNAASFQKLFAQQKHQSGEGFSFRLWTGESPEETSSAGASCGSAESWLPSNCVLTPFDEGPVGERVLTASVMTDVLRSMSVAWEPEWAVATSHQHLEMLAQQVIPPGTFVGWVMYFSRLRGTVPPLPAPVRIEPLEDKGTLVILTPERFSASNPEHVALAARVHELLKRAGLLRPLQPWPA; encoded by the coding sequence ATGATAGAGACCTATTACGCTGGCTCCTACTGGCTCGCCCGGCCTGAATCCGCCGAGGCTTGTGCATACCGCGCGGAGCATTTCTTCCGTAGCCTGGAACGCTGCGACCCAGCGTGGAATCGCTGGTACCCGCCTGCGGATTCCTTTGAGCAGGCGCGCAAACGCCAGTTCACTCCCAATGCCGCGAGTTTCCAGAAACTGTTCGCACAGCAGAAGCACCAGAGCGGTGAAGGCTTCAGTTTCCGCTTGTGGACGGGTGAAAGTCCGGAAGAAACCTCTTCTGCTGGGGCATCGTGCGGTTCAGCTGAGTCTTGGCTTCCATCCAACTGTGTGCTCACACCCTTCGATGAAGGTCCTGTCGGAGAGCGAGTGCTGACCGCTTCCGTCATGACCGACGTGCTGCGCTCCATGAGCGTGGCCTGGGAACCCGAGTGGGCAGTGGCTACCTCTCATCAGCACTTGGAGATGCTGGCTCAGCAGGTCATCCCCCCAGGCACTTTCGTAGGCTGGGTGATGTATTTCTCGCGGCTGCGAGGCACCGTGCCCCCACTGCCTGCCCCTGTGCGTATCGAGCCCTTGGAAGACAAGGGCACCCTCGTCATCCTTACCCCTGAGCGGTTCTCCGCCTCCAACCCCGAGCACGTGGCCCTGGCCGCCCGTGTCCATGAGTTACTGAAGCGTGCCGGGCTGCTGCGGCCGTTGCAACCCTGGCCGGCATGA
- a CDS encoding CPBP family intramembrane glutamic endopeptidase, with the protein MSETELLPESEPPTPPVPPPGQPVPPVRPFNDAVTVGFTLVLLFGVITTIVGSLEGTRYFESFRQPLAVTAQFFDRELEIAEVPPPTAAWAQPLKPLLISPMPEVHELVIRAFEQALEAHLRGTIGGPPEEVRLVEGRLALVLGEAGRSKPLEGRLHSLAAMGQEEARLARVIRYAYGFSDEPLSREQLEEVLPLLNDPARPKHTWATDRLEQRTLRRLGDQEGARNAEARILERGSRAFTHDLALYGTMMGVVLVGLLLGVLRLLLRRPLPRVASGFSPAPWTGSEGYAMAVRAVVFSQAGFFCIPDVSPASMLLGFLLGWVPMLYYLTQRVPKAYGVQPSGLFGLRLEAPVTSLLLVTLVLVSLEQAFAMGVGIAGRSLEMERWYEGMMEDLMRGSPAEVAGLVIMAVIGAPLFEELAFRGILYTSLRTRLGPWLSAVVSAALFTLLHVYSPIGMLMLFTGAVVSALVYERTRSLLPCIIAHAMNNLLVAGTSLLVYRGA; encoded by the coding sequence GTGTCCGAGACTGAGCTGCTGCCCGAGTCTGAGCCACCCACCCCCCCCGTGCCGCCTCCCGGGCAGCCCGTGCCGCCCGTGCGTCCCTTCAATGACGCGGTGACGGTGGGGTTCACGCTGGTGCTCCTCTTCGGTGTCATCACCACCATCGTGGGCTCGCTGGAGGGCACGCGTTACTTCGAGTCCTTCCGGCAGCCGCTGGCAGTGACAGCGCAGTTCTTCGATCGCGAACTGGAGATCGCCGAAGTGCCGCCTCCCACGGCCGCGTGGGCCCAGCCGTTGAAGCCGCTGCTCATCTCGCCGATGCCCGAGGTGCATGAGCTCGTCATCCGCGCGTTTGAACAGGCGCTCGAGGCGCATCTCCGCGGGACGATTGGCGGCCCACCGGAGGAGGTGCGCCTCGTGGAAGGGCGGCTCGCGCTGGTGCTGGGCGAGGCCGGCAGGAGCAAGCCGCTGGAGGGGCGGCTCCACTCCCTCGCGGCGATGGGGCAGGAGGAGGCGCGGCTCGCGAGGGTGATTCGCTACGCCTACGGGTTCTCGGACGAGCCGCTTTCCCGGGAACAGCTGGAGGAGGTGCTCCCGCTGTTGAACGATCCCGCGCGCCCGAAACACACCTGGGCCACGGACCGGCTGGAACAGCGCACCCTGCGCCGCTTGGGCGATCAGGAGGGAGCGCGCAACGCCGAGGCGCGCATCCTGGAGCGCGGCTCGCGGGCGTTCACTCACGACCTGGCGCTGTACGGGACGATGATGGGGGTGGTGCTGGTGGGGCTGCTGCTCGGGGTGCTCCGACTCCTGCTGCGCCGTCCGCTGCCGCGAGTGGCCTCGGGTTTCAGCCCCGCGCCCTGGACCGGGAGCGAGGGCTACGCCATGGCGGTGCGGGCCGTCGTCTTCTCTCAGGCCGGCTTCTTCTGCATCCCCGACGTCAGCCCGGCGAGCATGCTCCTCGGATTCCTGCTCGGCTGGGTGCCGATGCTGTACTACCTGACCCAGCGGGTGCCCAAGGCATACGGTGTCCAGCCCTCCGGGTTGTTCGGCCTCCGGCTCGAGGCGCCCGTCACGTCGCTGCTGCTGGTGACGCTGGTGCTCGTCTCGCTCGAGCAGGCGTTCGCGATGGGCGTGGGCATCGCGGGCCGCTCCCTGGAGATGGAGCGCTGGTACGAAGGGATGATGGAGGACCTGATGCGCGGCAGCCCCGCCGAGGTGGCGGGGCTCGTCATCATGGCGGTGATCGGCGCCCCGCTCTTCGAGGAGCTGGCCTTCCGGGGGATCCTCTACACGTCCCTGCGCACCCGGTTGGGCCCGTGGCTCTCGGCGGTGGTGAGCGCCGCGCTCTTCACGCTGCTGCACGTGTACTCGCCCATCGGCATGCTGATGCTGTTCACCGGCGCCGTGGTGAGCGCCCTCGTCTACGAGCGCACCCGCAGCCTGCTGCCCTGTATCATCGCTCACGCGATGAACAACCTGCTCGTCGCGGGGACGAGCCTGCTCGTGTACCGGGGGGCTTGA